A region from the Vicia villosa cultivar HV-30 ecotype Madison, WI linkage group LG3, Vvil1.0, whole genome shotgun sequence genome encodes:
- the LOC131662004 gene encoding WAT1-related protein At4g08300-like has protein sequence MEDQNAIEKVNNGSLLRKMKPYLAILSLQFGYSGMYIITMVSFKHGMSHWILSVYRHVVAAIIIIPFALVLERKIRPKMTLPIFLRIVALGFLEPVLDQNLYNMGMKMTSTTFASATVNVLPALTFIMALTFRLESVNWRKFHSVAKVIGTVITVSGAMVMTLYKGPAFQFLKGGGISHHNDAAADEPMQQNWVMGPIMLIGSCASWAGFFILQSFTLKKYPAELSLTAWICVMGIIEGSIASFIFERDMSVWVIGWDSRLLACVYSGVICSGMAYYIQGVVTRERGPVFVTSFSPLCMIITAALGSLVLAEQVHLGSIFGAILIVAGLYTVVWGKSKDRRESAKEIQELPIKDGTNSETDIFHGIEINVADEKLKKGAAKNVPT, from the exons ATGGAGGATCAAAATGCTATTGAGAAGGTTAACAATGGTTCACTACTTCGGAAGATGAAACCTTACCTTGCTATATTGTCTCTACAATTTGGTTACTCTGGGATGTATATCATTACTATGGTTTCTTTCAAACATGGTATGAGTCATTGGATTCTCTCGGTGTACCGTCATGTTGTGGCCGCAATTATAATCATCCCTTTCGCGCTTGTTCTCGAAAG GAAAATAAGGCCAAAGATGACTCTTCCTATCTTCTTGAGGATAGTGGCACTTGGTTTCCTTGA GCCAGTACTAGATCAAAACTTATACAACATGGGAATGAAGATGACTTCAACAACGTTTGCATCTGCCACTGTTAATGTCCTTCCTGCTCTAACTTTTATAATGGCACTCACTTTCAG GTTAGAATCGGTAAACTGGAGAAAATTTCATAGCGTAGCCAAAGTAATTGGAACGGTTATAACCGTTTCAGGAGCTATGGTTATGACTTTGTACAAAGGACCTGCCTTCCAGTTCTTAAAAGGAGGAGGAATCAGCCACCACAACGACGCTGCGGCCGATGAACCTATGCAACAAAATTGGGTGATGGGTCCAATTATGCTCATAGGAAGTTGTGCTAGTTGGGCTGGattctttattttgcaa TCATTCACATTGAAGAAATATCCAGCAGAGCTATCACTCACAGCATGGATTTGTGTCATGGGAATCATTGAGGGTTCAATTGCATCATTTATATTTGAAAGGGACATGAGTGTGTGGGTCATAGGTTGGGACTCAAGGCTTCTTGCTTGTGTTTATTCT GGTGTGATATGCTCTGGAATGGCATATTATATACAAGGAGTTGTAACAAGAGAACGTGGACCAGTTTTTGTAACTTCTTTCAGTCCATTATGCATGATTATCACTGCTGCATTGGGTTCACTTGTCTTAGCCGAACAAGTTCATCTCGGAAg TATATTTGGAGCTATACTCATTGTTGCTGGACTTTACACCGTGGTGTGGGGAAAAAGCAAAGATCGTCGTGAAAGCGCGAAAGAAATCCAAGAATTACCAATCAAGGATGGTACAAATTCAGAGACAGACATTTTTCATGGAATTGAGATTAATGTTGCAGACGAAAAGTTGAAAAAAGGAGCAGCAAAAAATGTTCCAACATAA